In the Quercus lobata isolate SW786 chromosome 5, ValleyOak3.0 Primary Assembly, whole genome shotgun sequence genome, one interval contains:
- the LOC115990137 gene encoding uncharacterized protein LOC115990137, with protein sequence MLNTGATQDLETFLVTSWSIWYNRNQKVFEDDDLSLDQVWFFAVATRFDYREATALCNKNQTSDAGRWEAPPSGMCKVNVDRVVSRDGRLPSVEVIFESNALTDVQDLQAKETNGSSGHLYQGIVTLLESFCSWKVCHLKRKYNKSAHALAQFAKCNGTNQVWKGCVPWMVQHIIESDCS encoded by the exons ATGTTGAATACTGGAGCTACTCAAGACCTTGAAACTTTCTTGGTAACATCTTGGTCTATATGGTATAATAGAAATCAAAAGGTGTTTGAGGATGACGACCTTTCGCTTGACCaagtttggttctttgctgttgCAACCAGATTTGATTATAGAGAGGCCACTGCTCTGTGTAATAAGAACCAGACCTCCGATGCAGGTAGATGGGAAGCTCCACCATCAGGTATGTGCAAGGTTAATGTGGATAGAGTTGTATCTAGAGATGGAAGATTGCCTAGTGTTGAG GTCATCTTTGAATCAAATGCCCTCACAGATGTCCAAGACCTCCAAGCGAAGGAAACAAATGGCAGCTCAGGCCATTTGTACCAAGGAATTGTTACTCTCCTTGAGTCTTTTTGTAGTTGGAAAGTTTGTCACTTGAAAAGGAAGTACAACAAATCAGCGCATGCCCTTGCTCAATTTGCAAAATGTAATGGAACAAACCAAGTGTGGAAAGGGTGTGTTCCTTGGATGGTCCAGCACATCATCGAGTCTGACTGCTCTTAG
- the LOC115992997 gene encoding protein transport protein SEC13 homolog B-like: MPSQKIETGHQDVVHDVAMDYYGKRVATASSDHSIKIIGVSNGASQHLATLTGHQGPVWQVVWAHPKFGSLLASCSYDGQVVIWKEGNPNEWAQAHVFNDHKSSVNSIAWAPHEVGLCLACGSSDGNISVFTARPDGGWDTARIDQAHPVGVTSVSWAPSTAPGALVGSGLLDPVQKLCSGGCDNTVKVWKLYNGTWKMDCFPALQMHTDWVRDVAWAPNLGLPKSTIASASQDGKVIIWVVAKEGDQWEGKVLNDFKTPVWRVSWSLTGNILAVADGNDNVTLWKEAVDGEWQQVTTVEP, from the coding sequence ATGCCTTCACAAAAGATTGAAACTGGTCACCAAGACGTGGTCCATGATGTGGCGATGGATTACTATGGTAAGCGTGTTGCCACGGCCTCATCAGACCACTCCATTAAGATAATTGGGGTGAGCAATGGAGCATCTCAGCATCTCGCGACGTTAACTGGTCACCAAGGACCTGTTTGGCAGGTGGTATGGGCTCACCCAAAATTCGGGTCTTTACTTGCTTCGTGTTCTTATGATGGGCAAGTGGTAATATGGAAGGAGGGTAATCCGAATGAGTGGGCTCAAGCTCATGTCTTCAATGACCACAAGTCATCCGTCAATTCCATTGCTTGGGCTCCTCATGAAGTGGGACTTTGTTTGGCATGTGGTTCCTCTGATGGGAATATCTCAGTATTCACTGCAAGACCAGATGGTGGTTGGGACACTGCAAGGATCGACCAGGCTCACCCAGTTGGTGTCACTTCTGTGTCATGGGCTCCCTCAACAGCACCTGGGGCTCTTGTTGGTTCTGGCTTGCTTGATCCTGTTCAGAAGCTCTGCTCAGGTGGTTGTGATAATACTGTGAAGGTGTGGAAGCTGTATAATGGGACCTGGAAGATGGACTGCTTTCCAGCTCTTCAGATGCATACAGATTGGGTTCGAGATGTTGCCTGGGCACCTAACTTGGGACTTCCGAAATCTACAATTGCAAGTGCCTCACAGGATGGAAAAGTCATCATATGGGTTGTGGCCAAGGAGGGTGATCAATGGGAAGGCAAGGTTTTGAATGATTTCAAGACTCCTGTTTGGAGGGTCTCCTGGTCGCTGACAGGAAACATATTGGCTGTTGCTGATGGAAACGACAATGTTACATTGTGGAAGGAGGCTGTAGATGGGGAGTGGCAACAGGTGACTACGGTTGAGCCTTAG